CTAGTACAGAGAAAggtaagaggaagaggaagaaaaaccTTGAAAAAGAAGAAGTGTGGTTGAGGAATGGAGAAGAGGGAACGATACCCTAAAATTTGTTCTTCTCGATTTTCTTCATGGGAATTTTGCACCTTAttgatttgaatttgaaccCTCTCTCTCCCCATCTCAACAATAACTATTTATATACCATCATCTTTGCTCCTCTCTTATCATTGATTCATCATCTCATTCTTACAAACAAAATCATTACATATTGATGTGTATATGgataataaaattgaaaaaattgtaATAAGAAACCTCGTGTATTAAGCTCCTAATAACCTGTATTGGTTGGCAAAATGATACAtggaaatttaatttatttggtaaattagaactatcaattaattaattttcatgaTGATACTGTTGGAAGTTGGAAGTTGGAACTTGGAACTTGGAACTGTCGAGTCGAGAGAGACCCTAACTACTTCCTTCATTCTAAAATTCTAAAATTGTTGTTGTTTAAGGAAATACACACAGTTTAATAACTCATTAATTGATATAAAACTTAGTTAAAACACTAATATTTAAAGTTGAGTTTTAttaaagagagaaaatgatatTTATTGGTTAAATGATTAATGAGCATTGTGATTGGTGAGAATTGaaggtggtaggtgagagataCGATACGATACGATACGATACGAAATAAGAGTATATATGAAAGAAGATGTGATATAGCTTGAATTCctaaaacaacaaccattttgaaaaatatgtaaaaaaactaaaacaacaaccattttggaACCGATGAGGTAATATGTTAAGGTGTTCATTGGATTTGAATTTCatcatatattaattaattctcacataaCTGTGTCATGTGAAGATTTaaacttttaattttattttaatgaaatttgGGCCCTTAATGGatatatagaaataaaaaattaaaattgcgcGAGAAATAATATTGACCATCcgatttcattaaaaaagaaattaaaggttCAAATCTTTTACATTATCATGTCATCATGTGAGATTAACACATGATTAGATCCAAATCTGTGTTAATTTGATAAAATAGCTTCTCAGTTTTTATTTGGACAAAAACAGCTTCTCAGCTATATTAACCATTTGTTCAATCTGTTGTCCGCAGATTAGACCAAGCCAATTTTAGTGTTATGATGATTTTGGATATCATCTTCCGGTCTTACTTGGACTAGCATTTTTGTGTATTATTTTGGTTTAAAATAAAACACATGTATCATTCACCAAGATAATTTTGTTTGAGTCGGATATAGTTTTTATGAGCAGTAAAACTCTCCGTTTAACGGACTCGAAAGCTTTTTTTGTATGTTATAAACTCACAATTCTGCTATTCAATATTttgtattttcattttattcatGGGTGTTctaaatgaagaaaaaatgcTTTTAAAGTGAGTTGGTTGGGAAAGTGTAATACTTCTATATAAACGTCTGCATAACCAAGAGAAAAaaactgttcaaaaaaaaaaaaaaaaacaagagaaaaaaaagaagagaaagaagtgTGAAACTAATAGGGTATCCACCTTTGTTAAAATTTACATGAGAGCATATCCCTTGGATTAGGGTCCTCTCATGCATGCATTTTTTTTCACTCCACCCAGCAATGCAAGTGCACGGTATAGccttctcttcatcttttccTCCTTTTTATCCAAGGATAGAATTGAACTAATAGATACATGTTAAATTAAAAAGTGTGACACTAGGATTAAAATGACCACATGAAAAGATTAAGAAAAGGGTTACAAACTGAagctaaaaaaaatcaacaacctAGCTACTGCTATTCTTTTGAGATGTGATTTTGATTGTACTTTTTCTCCTATATGATTGTAGATGAGAAACATATAGTACTGTAAATTTCTGAATAGATTCTAAAAACGTGTAATTTCCTTCACAAACTATTTGTTTCGAATGAATGGGAGATGAGAGAGGAGATAAATTTTCCACTTTTAAAGGGAAAGTAAAATTGAGGAGGAAGGATTTTACTCCCCTTACTTTCCATCCCCTCCTCTTACAGATGTTTGAGCCAAACAAAATAACTTCATTAAAATCCCTCACCTTCATTCAACTTCTATCCATACTCGACCAAAAAAATGATCACATACTCAACCATTTCAGCATTCAGTTCACCTTCATTAAACTCCTCCTGGTTCATGCTTGCAGCTGAACTGAATGCtggtaaacaaaaaaaatgatcaCATGCTCAACCACTTCACCAAGATATTCATAACTAAAAGGAAGCGAATTTATCTGTCATGTGAGAAATAGATTTGAAAGGATACTGGGAAAGTAGAAAATCCATTTCTCAATCAAAATACATAGCCATCTGAACTGACTTCTGCTCAAAGCCACATTTCTCATAGAACACCTTGTTCTCAAGGCTGCAATCCAGAATCACCTTATAGCACCCCACCGATCGCGCATGATCCGTGAGGAAGTTGATAATTTTCTTCCCCAACTGCTTCCCGCGAACATTGGAATCCACAACAACATCCTCAACATGTCCAACTTTACCACAGTTCCTCAAAAACTTCTTCTCAATAAACACACTCCCTGTCGCAACGATCTTCCCGGCAAGCTCATCCTCAATGACACAGATAACATGATCATCTCCAAGAGAACTGAGCTCCCGGAACCGATCCTCGAATTCCTTATCAGATACAGAATCACAAACGCTTAGCTGTCGCAGTAACTCTATGAAACCTTTTCCCTTATCAGAGATCTCTAACTTTCTAACTCTAAACTTTTCTTCCTCACTCTTTTCCATCTCCTCCGGTGAAAACTTGTATCCTTGTCAAATTGAATAACTACAACAACATCCATTGAAACCAAGAACAATGCTAATCAATAATAGATAAATTCACACTTGACAATCTTTGCTAAGCAAAACCCTATCAAATTGGGAACAATGATAACCTAATAGCAAATTTTCAATCAGACGATGAAAcagaaagaggaaaaaaaatgaaagaaattgcGATTGAACAGAGATTTTTCAAGTTCTTACAGTTTGATTTCACAAGCACGATGAAATCCACCAGCAAAGTGCTGCAAACTCTGAATCAATATTCAGAAACCAAACACCAACCCTTATTTTATTTCGGAGACGGGTTGATATATTGTGAACCGTTGATCTCTAGCTTGATGACGTGGGTGAATCTGAGCCGTGAGATGCTCTGAAACTGAAGGTTGAGGTTTCCGCAAGAAAAAACTCAATCGCATTTAGCAGAGAACGTAGCCATCAATGGTGGTTTGAAAGAGATGTCACTGATTCGACGGTTGGCGCCGTCGTTGGCAGCGCGATTTCGACAGAACGAGAGGTTTCTgaacttttcttcttcttcttcctctgttcTTCACCACGCCACCTCTTCTTCCTACGTGGAACCCGTTCACATCACCGAAAACTGCGTTCGGGTATGCACGTTGCTcttgtataaataattttttgatcTAAAAGCAGATTTTATTTAATAGTTAAaaggggattttttttttcttttcaaaatccTATTTGCATGTTATCAATTCCAATGAATTTCTGGAAATTATTGTTTATGGAACAGAGAATGAAGGAGTTGGAAGCCAGTGAATCAACAACAAGTAGAAAAATGCTTCGTTTGAGTGTTGAAACTGGTGGTTGTTCTGGATTTCAGTATGCTTTTGATCTTGATGATGACAGTGTCAACTCAGATGACAGGTATTGTTACACATCTGTGTACTTGGCTTCAACTGGCTAAACCCTTGTTGTTTATGGATAAGAACTTATTTAATTTGCCTAATATGTTGTTGGCAGAGTTTTTGAGAAGGAAGGAATTAAACTGGTTGTTGATAGTGTTTCGTACGATTTTGTGAAAGGCGCgactgttgattatgttgaggAACTAATCCGTTCAGCTTTCGTGGTAAGTCAACTGCACTTGTGAGTCATGTATAAATTTCTTTGAAACTTGTAAGGAGGATCCATTGACAATACTTGGTGTCAATTTTAGCATACCTTGGTACTTCATAGGTATTACTATGAGAAACTTTACTATAATTAGATTATGGTGATAATCATGGGAGAAAGTTTCTTAGGCTGTATTCTCCTTAGAAAGTTTTCTATGAACTACAGTAACAACTAAAAATTCAGAACCTGTTATCTAGTTAAATTATGAAACATTTGAGAACTTCTGTTTTGGTATAAAACCATTTATGAGCCTTCATCTATTAACAAGGAGAGTTGGTCCTTAACATAGTGTTAGAGACTCTATAATCTAGTAATCAAGTTTTGATCCTTACCTTCTTCATTCTTCTAATTTTAGTACAAGGTAGAGGTGTACACATTTGTTCATGCTTCAAGCACAAATGCTTTTGCACGAGAGAGCATGTTAGATATAAATCATTTGTGTCTTGACATAACAATTTGAGCTTTTTTGAGAGGCGGTCCATGTCAACTTCCACAAGTTACTTATACTAATTACTTTTGCTAATTGTTAGAGAAAACCTCACAGCCCAATTTAGGTTCAAATTGGAATCCAATGTCAATAAGGTCCTGTTCAATCTAAATataactgagttgttcatgacgAAATAGTGGCCAAGAGGAGCAACTTTAGCACTAGACCATAAACCAAGGCCACATATCAGTTTGTAATTTGTTAAAAACTCAAATCAGATGTGCTGTGGAAATATGTATAGCACCATCAAAACTTCCAATTTCAAAATGcataaataataaattcattGGCATGCGATGAGTGTAAGGGAAAGAGCGTGCGTGTGGCACACTCGTTTATAAGGTTGAATAGCATTCTTGAGACATTTAACTGAGGGAAAATTTACAGTTAGTTTCTGGTTTCATTTGCAGGTGACAGAAAACCCTAGTGCAGTTGGTGGTTGCAGTTGTAAAAGTTCCTTCATGGTGAAACAATAGTCAATTTTATGTAGTGGAACTAGATTCTTTTAGGACACATGATTTTTGTATACCTCAACAAACGATTGATTGAACTGAAGATTAAAGTTATTGGCTGTACAATGATGTCAATAATCAATGTAGCATTTTGTTGTAAGTAATAAGTTGTCAGCCATTTTCAACTAACAATATGTTTGGATTTGCAGTTGATACAGCAAGAATTGCATATATTGTTCAAAAAGCTACTATTTCTTTACTTCTCTTACACGCAATTATAGGAGTAATTGACTCTAGTGCagttttccaaacatgcactaatttGTTATCAAGATATATCTGAGTAGCTCAAGATTATTTATCGTACACACTACACAGCTTTGTTGATGCAAAACAGTATTTTAGTAGTGACTATGGATGCCAGAATTTTAACCAAGTCCCCTCCAGAAAATGTCCTTTGCGCCTGctcttctttttttccttcCTATTTTTGTTTGTAGTAAATAAATCATATATTAATTACATCCTAGCTCACTTAATAGTTAAAATAGATATTACGAACATTGTAAAAGtaagaaatttaaaaatcaaattatacTTTTTGTATAATCGTTGAAGTTTACGATCTTTTTCCTTGTGACTCAACTAATAACTATTACTCATGTTGGGGAAATAGGTCCTCACCCTTCTATTTTCATGCAAACAAGAATTTAATCTCAATTATAACCTTAGtcaaattaagtttttttttgcatGAGTTGAAGTGGATAACAGTGGGCACAGTTTTTTTTCAAGCTTCAAAATTGTACACTCATTTTTTCATCTACATCTCACTATCTACCCCTAACATCAATTTTGCATCATATCTCTTTTTTCTCTCACTTGTGATTTGAGGTCTATCCCAAGTGTACAAGTATATATTTATCATGCTTGACAAGACTACTCGATTAAAACTTATTAGTTAACGTTTATGAGCCCATTCAAATACCCGTTAGAAACTATAAAAACAGGAAAATGAATTGTTTGCGCAAATGGAATATGCTTCACTAAATCATGAAGAAACACGGCTAACACAAGATCAAGAAAGAGCCTTCTTTTGAGACATTGGATGGGTCTTCATGCCCTACTACTGCAGGGTATGCTTGCTAAAATGAGTGTTTGCTTGTTTGAAGGATTACTTGCTTATGGGATCTGCAGTATGAACATCTTGTCATAGATTTGtgtgatttgattttatctAGTTTCTGAACCTTCAAGAGAAACTATTCTCTAAGCTTTCCCGTAATATACCATAGGAATGTCATAGCGATAACTATTGGTTGTTCCTAATACGATGTAAATGAGACACTCAATGGCATTTTCCCTGAAACAGCACTTCTTACTATGGGCAGGAAAATTCAGAATACATATACCATATTGAACAAATCCAATGTCTTCATCTATTCAGCTAAAAAGACAACTCGAGTGATGAGGGAAAAAATGTGGAACTATTTTAAAGGCCGAAAGAATTACAGAAACAATTCATAATGATTTTCACTATTGTCAAGTACCACTTTCTGCCACGCAAAAACTAATGAGACTCCTTCATTGTCCCTCAGATTTTTACAGCATCCTGTCTACGACATAAAAAGGATTCCAGAAAAAAAGTACAGTTTCTTTTTTTGGTCAAGTAGAGACTCTTTAGATAACATACATGGTCAGTTGCAATACCTCAACTGACAATGACCCGTTTAACTACTTAATTTCCACTCTTTAGATAACATACATGGTCAGTAGTAATACCTCTGACAACAACCCGTTTAACTACTTAATTTCCACTATTGGTAGgtgctcttttttttcttctgttctTGGGCTTGACGGCATCCTTTAGAGTCTTACCTTCATTGTTCTGCTCAGCAGCTAGAGCTGTGTCAATTGGTGAAGAATCTTTCTTGATTTCCTGTGGTGCCTCCTCCGGCTTTGGTGCCGATCCTGAATCCTTTTGTTTAACATTTCCTGATGGTCCTGCTTTTTTATAACAATTCTAATGAGTGAGTGAGTT
This is a stretch of genomic DNA from Lotus japonicus ecotype B-129 chromosome 1, LjGifu_v1.2. It encodes these proteins:
- the LOC130730849 gene encoding glucosamine 6-phosphate N-acetyltransferase-like yields the protein MEKSEEEKFRVRKLEISDKGKGFIELLRQLSVCDSVSDKEFEDRFRELSSLGDDHVICVIEDELAGKIVATGSVFIEKKFLRNCGKVGHVEDVVVDSNVRGKQLGKKIINFLTDHARSVGCYKVILDCSLENKVFYEKCGFEQKSVQMAMYFD
- the LOC130730848 gene encoding iron-sulfur assembly protein IscA-like 2, mitochondrial, which codes for MSLIRRLAPSLAARFRQNERFLNFSSSSSSVLHHATSSSYVEPVHITENCVRRMKELEASESTTSRKMLRLSVETGGCSGFQYAFDLDDDSVNSDDRVFEKEGIKLVVDSVSYDFVKGATVDYVEELIRSAFVVTENPSAVGGCSCKSSFMVKQ